A single genomic interval of Drosophila virilis strain 15010-1051.87 chromosome 2, Dvir_AGI_RSII-ME, whole genome shotgun sequence harbors:
- the LOC6634977 gene encoding uncharacterized protein, whose protein sequence is MHQATIFSFLLFGILVTLASAYNGQDIYAEPNCAIVDDHARKFRDISDPTHYWVCPEGQEKADYIQCPDNYAFMEPQQDCVVWEEWKWLEPYTK, encoded by the exons ATGCATCAAG CCACGATCTTCAGCTTTCTGCTCTTTGGCATCCTGGTGACCCTTGCGAGCGCCTACAACGGCCAGGACATCTATGCGGAGCCCAATTGCGCGATTGTCGACGATCATGCTCGCAAATTCCGTGACATCTCCGATCCGACACATTACTGGGTCTGCCCCGAGGGCCAGGAGAAGGCCGACTATATCCAATGTCCCGACAACTATGCCTTCATGGAGCCACAGCAGGATTGCGTCGTCTGGGAGGAGTGGAAGTGGCTTGAGCCTTATACCAAATAA